The DNA region attttgttaattcttaaacacataatgcatATTTTCAGTTTGCTTAGATTACTTAGTTTGAAGCgacttagaaaatattaaaaatgatgaaatatttcttcgttTTTAGCTTATATCTCAGAATATaaagagataatatttttttatttattgggaCAAATGTATTTCCAGACTTCTGTCTATTCAAAATTTTACAACATTATTATATTCtctattcaaaattttttatttaaattgattgaaggtatttgaatttgagtttttatgtgcttgattatattatttttgtagtaTTATTTATTGTGAAATTAATAGGTGGactaaaaaaattagtggatcTATGAGTTTTCTGGTGGAAGAACAACATGGATAAATTGTTAAAAGAGATAATATCAAGTAAATTTTTGGCACATGATTTTGTTCTAATTAAATGTTTATTCATTATTCTAATTTTTAATTGTATCACAAGTTAACGTATATTTTGCCGTTGCCAAATATATTTTGTCAACGgcctaatatttttctttgatttaAGGAAAATTGTGTGACTtcgtattatatttttatttcttaagattttattaaatgatttttcaTGATGATTTTGAGGCACCATTTTTTCCtttgtgtgtttttttaaaaagtaaaatatttatgaaaccaTGACGTTAATAAGTCGCCTTCgctttatttgaaaaaatatattgaaaaatttataaaaattttgaataatatgagttagtatttaatttgagaGTGATTTATGCTTTGTTGCTCGTATATACTTCAATTTCTTTGTTAttgtactaaataaattattttttaactttGAGTTATCATTTTTTTACGGAGGTTTTTTGtgtcatgaatttttttaattcattttgttTAGTATTGTTGGCGAcaattgatttttctgatattctATTATTTGTCttgttgtttatatgaaaatatgtATGAGAGTACATCAATCAAAGCCACATATTTTGGGTCTTATGTTCTATGAAGATGGTAATATATGATTTCTGTGAgttatataatttattgattCTTCTTACATGTAGTTAAGAAATtaatcaaattttgaacaaaaaatttatgacaAACATAGTGGATGAAAAAAAcgtgttaaaaaaaataatgctGCGTATTACTATGACCCTATTTCTGTATGATATAATTCAAACACATTTTTTTAGATATTTGAAATTAGGTCTAACTAAGTGACatgaaacatatacatatatatttgaagGCGTATTTAAAGCAAAATATTAAGATCAAGAAtgattcatatttaaatttcaacactGCACAATGAAGAAGAAATTGGAAAATTTTATGTGTAACCTTTAAGGGTTATATAGTGATTATGTTGCTACTTCATGGTTTGCAACATATTAATGCcatataaaatatcaatatttctcaaaaaataaataaaaagaaaaattcttcattcagaaaaagaaatacatgaaaaaaatttgtgtaTAATTCTCATTCTATTTTTAATGGTATGAGAACAATTCTAAAGCTTTGTGAACACAATAGATCAATTTTGTGCATTTTTAGTAAATTGAGACATTGAGCCGGTTGCACTTTATTTCTTCCAATATTATCTTGATATATTTCGAGGTGGCTAAGATGTTGTTTTTGTCTATTTTTTTAGTTAAAATGGCTAACAAACTAATTCATGAGATATATGATGGTAACATAGAGAACTACTTGCCAAATAAATTCACTTAGCCGAATAGTGAAATTCAAATTGaattatacaatatttcatcaaattaattttgtcTATTATAAGATGCTCATGAAATGTAAACAGTTATATTATTAGATGAGATATTGAATAAGACAAATactatgatatatatatttgaatgatatctcATATACATATCTTAATTACGTTATCCATGTCCttctcaagatttttaaaatacaacaaTTAATTTTGTATGACGTtccataatatataaaatattataaaacaaaatgtaaactcgatagaataaaatttgttttgtttatgAGATTGAAACTATATCATCCCCATGATATGATGCACGCAATTAttgttccaaatcttctaaaaaacGAAGAACGAAATGACTTTCCTGAATTGCGTCAAATTAAACGATGACACAGTTCTAAGATATGGTCATTTGAAAAGATTTTCAAGTTTATTCTCACACTGATTGAgaaataattgttaaaaatttattaaacttataactatatgttgataatattgatactaaatatataaaaacgaTATTACAAATATCACGATATTTGAAGAAATTACAGCACCATTATGTTGTTGGAGAATATATATGTTATACATACTTTTAATCACAAGTAAAAACCAATCATGGCTAAAaacaacatttattcttatgagttatagttgatgattgtcaaaaactgaaaaatcattcaacaataaaataaatatttggaaaATAAGATTACTGgataaaaacaatgtagaaaacTGAAAAACGTCCTGATAGGGAAGTAAACTACGAGCATGTCAGATCCCAGATGAGgattttaaataacataatagatGTTAAAAACGATCATATACTTGCTGAGTATACCAAAATAGTTATATGTATATTATAACAAACTACGACAAAGAGTTGTTGAGTTATCAAAATCAACCAAGAAGTATATTGGAAAGTGTGTCATGTGGATAAGATAACTTCTCCGATTCATATACTTTCTATGGTCataatttttgattttttggtTTGGTTTGTTTCAATTAATAAATGCTATTAgtcatattttaattcatttaaatattatcaaaatttcgtaCTTATATTTCCAGCAATTTAGTTGAtcacgtgcaacgcacgtacatttttctaatatatatatatatatatatatatatatatatatatatatacacacacacacacacacccataATTCATGGCATATAGGCTGAAAACCTTGTGTAGTCCTATGCATTTAGGCAAACTCGATAGGTATAACAACGTTACGTACCGAAAAAAGGGTTCAAGGATGATTTTGCAAAATCTTAAATATAATAGGAAGCTTAAACTAACTTTTAATGAACACGAGAGTAAGTTCTAAATGAAACTAGAGTTTGGagatttatttgaaatttgtctttaaattaattaattaatattattaaacagaattcatatgaaataaatttttatatattcaatttTAACTAGATCTATGTTATATTGCCAAAAAAAGCATGAAATATACATTACTAATAGTCAATTTCAACAAAATAACAACAAAATCACAGAGAAATAAACATATACATAAGAAAGACAACAATATAGATTTGAAATCCAAATCTAAtaaacaattttgtccaaattttGTCCACAAGAAAGCATCAATGTAAAACGGGATACAGCTCTTTAATTCATCCATAAATCACACACTGAAAATCCATCATGTTTTCAACCCCAAAGACAAACAAATAATGTCGCATTTTATTCATAACATTGTATATTAGCAATAACCCGCGATAACTTTGGAGTAAACAGATTACTTCcatttcttgaatttccctCCAGAGTGTTTTCCCTTGTGCTTGCCGAATTTCCCATGCTTCCCAAATTTTCCATGCTTTCCATGCTTGAACTTTCCGCCATGCATAGGGTTTCCATAGCCAAAGTGACCACCACCACCGTGGCCAGAGTGGCCTCCATGTGCCAGATGTGAAACGCCATAGGCGGCGGCTGCTGCTGCTGCGCCACCAGCCAGCATTCCTCCCATCCCACCAGAACCTGGAGACATAAAAGGATCACATTTAAAAGCAATTCAACATGTTAAATAAGAACTTGAATATAAGAATCTCGCGCATATTTTGACAAGAGTTGtcctttttctctttttttggCAACTGCTTCTCGTGATTATTGTTTAGTTATTAATCTACAGTCATAAACTTCACAGAGCAAGAACTTGATGAGCGGCATTCACTTTGTATAGAGAGGGATTGACAAACTTTTGCTAACGTATTATACGTGCACTCTTGTTCCATGATTTGAAAGATGTTAGATATCAatgattataaattttaaatcagGTTTGACATTATTAAGATTAGGATATATTTTTACATTACTTCATtgttatgcaaaattttttaaCTATTATAAATATCCAAATGGTCACCACATACtttgagataataaaaactACAAAGTTACTTCACCAAATAGAATCAAGGACATGAACAAATAAATCTACAGTCGGCAACACACCTGAGTGGTGACCACCTGAGTGATGTG from Primulina tabacum isolate GXHZ01 chromosome 14, ASM2559414v2, whole genome shotgun sequence includes:
- the LOC142524826 gene encoding uncharacterized protein LOC142524826 isoform X1, which codes for MGGGKEKDRHDETDKGLLSNLAHAVAGGHNPSGHHPPQGYPPQGYPPQGGYPPSGYPPQGGYPPSGYPPQGGYPPQGYPPGGYPGSSAPHHSGGHHSGSGGMGGMLAGGAAAAAAAYGVSHLAHGGHSGHGGGGHFGYGNPMHGGKFKHGKHGKFGKHGKFGKHKGKHSGGKFKKWK